A portion of the Salminus brasiliensis chromosome 11, fSalBra1.hap2, whole genome shotgun sequence genome contains these proteins:
- the LOC140565446 gene encoding putative serine protease K12H4.7, which translates to MVLQTLSDFFRICLLLMWVLCVPGNAHFTRFRKFQNAPSLEHAVDENWFVQRLDHFNGADSRVWKQRYFVSDRFYKPGGPVFLMIGAETSTSPLWMQSGAWLTYAERFGALCLLLEHRFYGLSHPTEDLSLESLRFLSSQQALADLAHFRVVTAESRGLKSSKWVVFGGSYAGSLAAWFRLKYPHLVHASVASSAPVYATVNFPEYLEVVWRSLAAENPECPKLVKNASDTLIARLKDPSTYNSITKDFGLCSKLKIQSEMDSAYMLLYLAEPFMLAVQYDQETRAFAGMVDSKISRKALCDLMSDSSRGEPYDRYAAIARIFSQSCIDVRYSYYLQYMSSTGWSGAGASGARPWVYQTCTEFGFYQSTDSPHQPFGGFPISFFLQQCRDIFNMNASVADAVQQTNEQYGGYDIRSTRIVFPNGSIDPWHALGVIKNITDDLPAIFIKGTAHCADMEQARASDLPQLTQARQEIFLLLQKWLKE; encoded by the exons ATGGTGCTTCAAACCCTTTCTGACTTTTTTAGAATATGCTTACTTTTGATGTGGGTCTTGTGTGTTCCAGGTAACGCACATTTCACACGATTTCGTAAATTCCAGAATGCACCTAGCTTGGAACATGCAGTGGATGAAAACTGGTTTGTCCAAAGATTGGACCATTTCAATGGAGCCGATAGTCGAGTCTGGAAACAG AGATATTTTGTGAGCGACCGTTTCTACAAACCTGGAGGCCCTGTGTTCTTAATGATAGGTGCAGAAACCTCAACCAGCCCTCTATGGATGCAGTCTGGAGCTTGGTTGACTTATGCAGAAAGGTTTGGCGCCTTGTGTCTGTTATTGGAGCACCGATTCTATGGCTTGAGTCACCCAACAGA GGATTTGAGCTTGGAAAGCCTGCGTTTCCTAAGCAGTCAACAAGCATTGGCTGACCTTGCCCACTTTCGTGTGGTTACTGCAGAGTCACGTGGGCTTAAAAGTAGCAAATGGGTTGTGTTTGGAGGCTCCTACGCAGGATCTCTTGCTGCCTGGTTCCGACTCAAATACCCCCACCTTGTCCATGCCTCTGTTGCAAGCAGCGCACCTGTGTATGCTACAGTGAACTTCCCAG AGTATTTGGAGGTGGTGTGGCGCTCGTTGGCAGCAGAGAATCCTGAGTGCCCTAAACTGGTGAAGAATGCATCAGACACACTGATAGCTCGATTAAAGGACCCAAGCACTTACAACAGCATCACTAAAGACTTCGg ACTGTGCAGCAAGTTAAAGATTCAGTCAGAAATGGACTCTGCTTATATGTTGCTGTATCTGGCTGAACCCTTCATGTTGGCTGTGCAATATGACCAGGAAACTAGAGCTTTTGCG GGCATGGTGGACTCTAAAATCTCTAGAAAGGCCTTGTGCGATCTGATGTCGGACTCATCTCGGGGCGAACCGTATGACCGCTATGCAGCCATTGCCCGGATATTTTCACAGTCCTGCATCGATGTCCGGTATTCTTACTACCTACAGTATATGAGCAGCACTGGTTGGAGTGGAGCAGGGGCTAGCGgag CGAGGCCATGGGTGTATCAGACTTGTACTGAATTTGGATTCTACCAAAGCACAGATtcaccacaccaaccatttgGAGGATTCCCTATAAG cTTTTTCTTGCAACAGTGTAGAGATATCTTCAACATGAATGCCTCAGTGGCTGATGCTGTGCAGCAGACCAATGAGCAGTACGGAGGATATGACATCAGATCAACACGCATTGTCTTCCCAAACGGTTCTATTGACCCCTGGCATGCCCTTGGAGTGATCAAAAACATCACTGATGACCTGCCCGCAATTTTTATCAAAG GGACTGCTCATTGTGCTGATATGGAACAGGCCCGCGCATCTGACCTACCTCAGTTGACACAAGCAAGGCAAGAGATCTTCCTTCTGCTTCAAAAATGGCTGAAGGAGTGA